A stretch of the Sphingobacterium thalpophilum genome encodes the following:
- a CDS encoding ROK family protein — protein sequence MPHTDNLFLCADLGGTHCSSGLVQVSSGYVLEGSYFRGNVNSLAERGQILSEIKETIDKTLSAATVRPSKIFISCPGPFDYENGISLMDGMNKYQALLHVNLKKFFSAITGVDVASIYFYNDASAFLLGEVVNKKMETRRVVGLTLGTGLGSSLYENGTIVDLNLGSARFHTGIVEDVISTRGMLSHLKEVFGSAPVSNIKDLVHLDGLDEYRKEAFGFLSEQLVAFIKEYICPLNPDSIIIGGSIAKAHIYFFDKLRSALDVDLSLASFDERNLFLGLTLKTFSI from the coding sequence ATGCCTCATACTGACAATTTATTTTTATGTGCTGATTTAGGCGGTACACATTGTTCATCGGGTCTTGTGCAGGTGTCATCTGGGTATGTCCTAGAAGGATCCTATTTCCGGGGGAATGTAAATAGCCTTGCGGAAAGAGGGCAGATCTTGTCTGAGATAAAAGAAACGATTGATAAGACGCTGAGCGCAGCCACGGTTCGTCCATCCAAAATTTTTATATCCTGTCCCGGTCCTTTCGATTATGAAAATGGCATATCTTTAATGGACGGCATGAATAAATATCAAGCCCTGCTACATGTTAATCTAAAAAAATTTTTTTCGGCTATCACTGGTGTTGATGTAGCGTCAATCTACTTTTATAATGACGCTTCGGCTTTTTTATTGGGGGAGGTTGTCAATAAAAAGATGGAAACTAGGCGCGTTGTAGGGCTGACCTTAGGAACAGGACTGGGCTCTTCGCTTTATGAAAATGGGACAATCGTAGATCTCAATTTAGGATCAGCAAGATTTCATACGGGCATCGTTGAAGATGTGATCTCGACCCGCGGGATGCTGTCGCATTTAAAAGAAGTATTTGGATCCGCGCCGGTAAGCAATATAAAAGACTTGGTACACCTGGATGGTCTGGATGAGTACAGAAAGGAAGCTTTTGGTTTCTTAAGCGAGCAGCTGGTTGCTTTCATTAAGGAATATATCTGTCCATTAAACCCTGATTCAATAATCATTGGAGGCAGTATTGCCAAAGCACACATCTATTTTTTTGATAAGCTCCGGTCTGCCCTTGATGTGGATCTGTCCCTTGCATCATTTGATGAACGCAACTTATTTCTTGGATTAACCCTTAAGACATTTAGTATATGA
- a CDS encoding zinc-binding dehydrogenase, translated as MGADEVIDYQTQDFTQTDRRFDFIFHAVGKSSFGQCKPLLKPKGIYISTELGKRSENIGLALTTPLFGGRRVLFPLPVMRRDNMLYLRDLAQQGSFRPVIDRKYALDDIVEAYRYVETGQKTEMLLSR; from the coding sequence TTGGGCGCAGATGAGGTAATCGATTATCAGACGCAGGATTTCACCCAGACCGATCGTCGGTTTGATTTCATATTCCATGCGGTAGGCAAAAGTTCCTTCGGCCAATGTAAACCATTGCTGAAACCCAAGGGGATTTATATATCCACGGAATTGGGAAAGCGTTCGGAGAATATCGGACTGGCGTTGACCACACCGCTCTTTGGTGGTAGGCGGGTCTTGTTCCCGTTGCCGGTGATGCGCAGGGATAATATGCTTTACCTGCGGGATCTGGCACAACAGGGAAGTTTCCGGCCGGTGATCGACCGGAAGTACGCTCTTGACGATATTGTGGAAGCATACCGCTATGTCGAAACCGGGCAGAAGACGGAAATGTTATTATCACGATAG
- a CDS encoding sugar porter family MFS transporter has protein sequence MKPVWKFTLIASLGGFLFGFETAVISGAEQIIQKLWHLDAVRHGLTVSISLIGTIIGAIVAGRMADRYGRKPVLYFVASLYLLSALGCALASIWELFLLFRLLGGLAVGISSVVGPVYTSEIAPAKDRGKLTGTFQIMIVLGIFTAYLTNFLFMSVESAGWRYMLGIMAVPALLFVLLLNLIPESPRWLLQRGQADKARASYLRLETAAEMLGNQPQIPAKNVSLFQKRYARPILFAVLLAFFNQMTGINAILYYAPRIFEMAGFNAELAYLQPIFIGGTNLLFTLAGMSIIDRFGRKKLLLTGAIGMFLFLLLAAFGLKGVNPQFLLFYIMGFIASFALSQGAVIWVFLAEIFPNEVRAQGSSLGSTTHWLFAAIISWVFPIIVEGSVLGGYYVFLFYALMVVASFVFILFMPETKGKALEEIN, from the coding sequence ATGAAACCCGTCTGGAAATTTACATTAATCGCTTCTTTGGGCGGCTTTTTGTTCGGTTTTGAAACAGCCGTAATCTCGGGTGCAGAACAGATTATACAGAAACTCTGGCATCTGGATGCTGTCCGTCACGGACTTACCGTATCGATCTCCCTGATCGGGACCATTATAGGAGCCATAGTCGCCGGACGTATGGCCGACCGTTATGGGCGCAAACCCGTGCTTTATTTTGTTGCCTCTTTATACCTGCTCTCGGCGTTGGGCTGTGCATTAGCTTCCATATGGGAACTTTTCCTGCTCTTCCGTTTGCTGGGCGGACTTGCTGTCGGCATCAGCTCTGTGGTCGGACCGGTATATACGTCTGAAATAGCGCCAGCAAAAGACCGGGGCAAACTTACAGGAACCTTTCAGATTATGATCGTACTTGGCATTTTTACTGCCTACCTGACCAATTTTCTCTTTATGAGCGTTGAATCTGCCGGCTGGCGATACATGCTCGGTATCATGGCGGTTCCTGCCCTATTATTTGTGCTGTTATTGAATCTCATTCCCGAAAGTCCCAGATGGCTGCTGCAGCGCGGACAGGCCGATAAAGCGCGTGCAAGTTATCTGCGGCTAGAAACAGCGGCTGAGATGTTGGGCAACCAGCCCCAAATACCAGCTAAAAATGTCAGCCTATTTCAAAAAAGATATGCCAGGCCGATACTTTTTGCGGTTCTGCTGGCATTCTTCAATCAAATGACAGGGATCAATGCGATCTTATATTATGCCCCGCGGATCTTTGAAATGGCTGGTTTTAATGCAGAGCTGGCCTACCTTCAGCCTATTTTTATCGGCGGTACCAATTTGCTCTTCACCTTGGCCGGCATGAGCATTATCGATCGTTTTGGCCGGAAGAAATTGCTGCTGACGGGTGCAATCGGCATGTTCTTATTCCTGCTATTGGCTGCATTTGGCCTAAAAGGAGTAAATCCGCAGTTTTTACTTTTTTATATCATGGGATTTATAGCATCTTTTGCCTTATCACAGGGGGCTGTTATCTGGGTGTTTCTGGCCGAAATTTTCCCCAATGAGGTCCGCGCACAAGGCTCTTCACTGGGAAGTACGACGCATTGGCTGTTCGCGGCCATTATATCCTGGGTGTTTCCCATTATCGTAGAAGGGAGCGTGCTCGGCGGTTATTATGTTTTTCTTTTTTATGCACTGATGGTCGTTGCTTCGTTCGTTTTTATCCTATTTATGCCTGAAACGAAAGGTAAAGCACTTGAGGAAATAAATTGA
- a CDS encoding RagB/SusD family nutrient uptake outer membrane protein, giving the protein MKMKYFSPLFVSCALTLSLYSCNDYLDRELTSGVITSDLIWESPQAIQSVLVTMYDEGLRLDEFDDWFTGKSNLLNLTSLSDEATGAYQKDYAFSNANSIYTYSDYVFEDPFATRYVQIRRTNDFLKKLNETAVLSTEEKRVIDAEARWIRAMQYFGLVKRYGGVPLLTVPQEYVPGDFEGLQVPRNKESEVYDFIIAECKAISDILPVSRTAESKYRASKGAALALCSRAALYAGSIAKYGSNANLSGEAVTRGYVGIASSEATRYFTESYNASKALLDAGTYSLYNKNADKAENFYELFSKSVNGDNGEYIFQKTFNVSAGKGHMWDKMNAPFSYRGDGWGCGVTPTLEMVEAFEYSDGSPGKLALKNTDGTPRSFDSPYDLFAGKDPRLFASIYVPGAPLKGSKVEWIRGVINGQNGSGQKYQAQNQPDKDNTATIDGVRYNTSGKDGGADVGDASKTGFYMRKFFDETLTDMTNIDAKRSETPWVVFRLGEIYLNLAEACVELGGRDAEALQAVNAIRSRAGIQPLEAISVAKVRQERKVELAFEKLRFWDLKRWRVAHLDESQGGLTNYRGTALYPWFNVKSKKFTFETGVPPKQKRLFLERNYYIRISPTDLSTNPQLVQNPGYGN; this is encoded by the coding sequence ATGAAAATGAAATATTTCAGTCCTCTCTTTGTGAGTTGTGCACTTACACTGAGTTTATATAGCTGTAATGATTATCTGGATCGGGAACTCACTAGCGGTGTCATAACTTCTGATTTGATCTGGGAAAGCCCGCAGGCGATACAGTCCGTGCTGGTCACCATGTACGATGAAGGATTAAGATTAGATGAATTTGACGACTGGTTTACAGGGAAATCTAATCTGCTCAACTTGACTTCCTTGTCGGACGAAGCCACAGGGGCGTACCAGAAGGATTATGCGTTCAGTAATGCCAATTCGATATATACCTATAGTGATTATGTATTTGAAGATCCGTTTGCGACCAGATACGTACAGATACGCCGCACCAACGACTTCCTCAAGAAGCTGAACGAGACTGCTGTCCTGAGTACGGAAGAAAAACGTGTGATCGACGCTGAAGCACGCTGGATAAGGGCAATGCAATATTTCGGACTGGTTAAACGCTATGGAGGAGTTCCTCTGCTGACAGTGCCGCAAGAATATGTGCCCGGTGATTTTGAAGGATTGCAGGTGCCAAGAAATAAGGAGTCAGAAGTGTATGATTTTATTATCGCTGAGTGTAAGGCAATCAGTGATATCCTTCCCGTATCGAGAACTGCTGAAAGTAAATATAGGGCATCTAAAGGTGCCGCGCTTGCTCTATGTTCGCGAGCTGCGCTTTATGCTGGTTCAATTGCAAAATATGGTTCGAACGCCAATTTAAGCGGTGAGGCGGTCACACGTGGATACGTGGGAATAGCATCCAGTGAGGCAACGCGGTATTTTACGGAATCATACAATGCTTCAAAAGCATTGCTGGACGCAGGTACCTATAGCCTTTACAATAAAAATGCCGACAAAGCGGAGAATTTCTATGAACTGTTTTCCAAAAGTGTAAATGGTGACAATGGGGAATATATCTTTCAGAAAACATTCAATGTTTCAGCGGGAAAAGGTCACATGTGGGATAAGATGAATGCTCCTTTTTCCTATCGCGGTGACGGATGGGGATGCGGTGTAACTCCTACGCTTGAAATGGTCGAAGCATTTGAATACAGCGATGGAAGCCCCGGTAAATTGGCCTTAAAAAATACGGATGGGACACCACGTAGTTTTGATAGTCCCTACGATCTTTTCGCTGGCAAGGATCCGCGTCTATTTGCTTCCATTTATGTACCCGGAGCTCCTTTAAAGGGCAGCAAGGTCGAATGGATACGGGGGGTGATCAACGGACAGAATGGCTCGGGACAAAAATATCAGGCACAGAATCAGCCGGACAAAGATAATACGGCTACAATCGATGGTGTAAGATACAATACTTCCGGCAAAGATGGCGGTGCGGACGTGGGGGATGCTTCAAAAACGGGGTTTTATATGCGGAAGTTTTTTGATGAAACGCTTACGGATATGACTAATATTGATGCCAAACGCTCGGAAACACCTTGGGTAGTATTTCGCCTTGGTGAGATATATCTCAATCTTGCCGAGGCCTGTGTAGAGCTCGGCGGAAGAGACGCAGAGGCTCTCCAGGCGGTTAATGCCATTCGTTCGCGGGCCGGGATCCAGCCTCTTGAAGCGATATCCGTCGCTAAAGTAAGACAGGAGCGAAAGGTAGAACTCGCTTTTGAAAAGCTGCGTTTTTGGGACCTCAAACGATGGCGGGTCGCCCATCTGGACGAATCGCAAGGGGGGCTTACCAATTATAGGGGTACAGCACTATATCCTTGGTTCAATGTCAAAAGCAAGAAGTTTACTTTCGAAACCGGTGTTCCGCCCAAACAAAAAAGATTGTTTCTGGAAAGAAACTATTATATCCGCATCAGCCCAACGGACCTGAGCACAAACCCGCAGCTGGTTCAGAACCCGGGCTACGGTAACTAA
- a CDS encoding serine hydrolase domain-containing protein, with protein MKSKQQRLQAILDTATDHKKVFGTSFCITYQGQMWCGASGNLQTEQPYFIASTTKLFVTAVIMQYRTKGLLSLDDKLTKFLDADIVSGLCVYKGKDYSNNITIAHLLAHTSGIPDYFQKKDDKGDSLEKMLLRGVDRKWSFEQAISRSKELKAPFAPGTKGKAHYADTNYQLLGRILEILSGKEIDRVFEELIIEPLGLKKTYLYRDENDERPKTLYYKSNTLHIPKAMASFGPDGGIVSTSKEMMVFLEAFFGGVFFPTTYIDEMRIWNKIFFPMQSGIGIHRFKLPWFFDPTGAIPELIGHSGLSGALAYYSPSKDLFVTGTVNQVAYPDTSFRLMIKLVQQVLK; from the coding sequence ATGAAATCAAAGCAGCAAAGACTACAGGCGATATTGGATACAGCCACTGACCACAAAAAAGTGTTCGGGACTTCGTTTTGTATCACATACCAAGGACAAATGTGGTGCGGTGCTTCTGGTAATCTACAGACCGAGCAGCCCTATTTTATTGCCAGCACGACGAAGTTGTTTGTTACGGCGGTCATCATGCAGTACCGCACTAAGGGTTTGCTATCATTGGATGATAAACTGACTAAATTCCTTGATGCTGATATCGTCAGTGGGTTGTGTGTATATAAAGGAAAGGATTATTCGAACAATATTACCATTGCCCACCTGTTGGCCCATACATCGGGCATACCGGATTATTTTCAAAAGAAAGACGATAAGGGTGACAGCCTTGAAAAGATGCTCTTGCGAGGGGTTGACCGCAAGTGGAGTTTCGAGCAGGCCATTTCGCGGAGCAAGGAGTTGAAGGCTCCGTTCGCACCAGGGACAAAAGGCAAAGCACATTATGCGGATACCAATTACCAGTTGTTGGGACGGATCCTTGAGATTCTCTCGGGTAAGGAAATCGATCGCGTGTTTGAAGAATTGATTATTGAACCTTTGGGTCTAAAGAAAACCTACCTGTATCGGGACGAGAACGACGAACGCCCGAAGACACTATATTACAAATCGAATACCTTGCATATCCCCAAGGCCATGGCTTCGTTCGGGCCTGACGGTGGCATTGTTTCTACTTCCAAGGAAATGATGGTTTTTCTGGAAGCCTTCTTTGGCGGTGTGTTTTTTCCGACAACATACATTGACGAGATGCGTATTTGGAATAAGATATTCTTTCCGATGCAATCGGGGATAGGCATACATCGCTTTAAATTGCCTTGGTTTTTCGATCCTACAGGTGCGATTCCAGAACTCATCGGACATTCGGGGCTTTCGGGTGCCTTGGCTTATTACAGCCCGTCGAAAGACCTGTTTGTCACGGGAACCGTCAATCAGGTAGCCTATCCGGACACTTCGTTCAGGCTGATGATCAAACTTGTTCAGCAGGTGCTGAAGTAA
- a CDS encoding glycoside hydrolase family 130 protein gives MIKQIKNLYKPLSIMTIMFTFWGCSTQKQQTHTAQDWVMGGFVRPAGVNPVIEPDSTTTFMDPMYGKAVHWENNDTFNPAAVVKGDSIYVLYRAEDKTGIKIGHRTSRLGLASSADGTHFNRRHTPVFYPADDSQREFEWPGGTEDPRIAEAADGTYVMFYTQWNRKVPRLGVATSRDLKNWTKYGPIFKKSKVLPDLVNRSHKSASIVTKLEHGKQLIAKVNGKYWMYWGEHGVYGATSDNLVDWEPIVDERGELKAFISPREGYFDSSLTECGPPAILTDKGILLLYNGKNHPEKGDKRFNRGTYSAGQVLFDSKDPGKVLARMDVPFLRPMEAFEKSGQYVDGTVFIEGLVYFQQKWFLYYGCADSKVGVAIFDPEKPAALDPLPKVK, from the coding sequence ATGATAAAACAAATTAAAAATCTGTACAAGCCCCTATCCATAATGACGATTATGTTCACTTTTTGGGGCTGTAGCACGCAAAAACAACAAACCCATACTGCCCAAGACTGGGTGATGGGCGGTTTTGTTCGTCCAGCAGGGGTAAACCCAGTCATTGAGCCGGATAGTACGACAACTTTTATGGATCCCATGTATGGAAAAGCAGTGCATTGGGAGAATAATGACACTTTCAACCCCGCGGCCGTTGTAAAAGGCGATAGTATTTATGTGCTTTATCGGGCCGAAGATAAAACTGGTATAAAAATCGGACATCGGACTTCCCGGCTTGGACTTGCCTCGAGTGCGGATGGGACACATTTTAATCGCCGGCATACGCCTGTTTTTTATCCCGCAGATGATAGTCAGCGTGAATTTGAGTGGCCAGGCGGAACTGAGGATCCTCGGATAGCAGAAGCTGCGGATGGCACCTATGTGATGTTCTATACGCAGTGGAACCGAAAAGTACCCCGCTTGGGTGTGGCCACCTCAAGGGATCTTAAAAACTGGACGAAATATGGCCCTATTTTTAAAAAATCGAAAGTACTGCCTGACCTGGTCAACAGATCGCATAAATCCGCGTCGATCGTCACCAAACTGGAGCACGGCAAGCAGCTGATTGCTAAAGTAAACGGGAAGTACTGGATGTATTGGGGCGAGCATGGGGTATATGGCGCCACCTCAGACAATCTGGTAGATTGGGAACCGATTGTCGATGAAAGGGGTGAACTGAAAGCATTCATCTCTCCCAGGGAGGGGTATTTTGATAGTTCTTTAACAGAATGCGGCCCGCCAGCCATCCTGACAGATAAAGGAATCCTGCTATTGTACAACGGTAAAAACCATCCTGAAAAAGGAGATAAGCGGTTTAACAGAGGCACTTATTCGGCGGGGCAGGTTCTTTTCGACAGCAAAGATCCGGGTAAAGTATTGGCAAGGATGGACGTGCCTTTTTTAAGGCCCATGGAAGCGTTTGAAAAAAGCGGACAGTATGTAGACGGTACAGTGTTTATTGAAGGTCTTGTATATTTTCAGCAGAAATGGTTTCTCTACTATGGCTGCGCTGACTCAAAAGTAGGAGTGGCCATTTTTGATCCTGAGAAGCCAGCTGCTCTGGATCCGCTGCCTAAAGTGAAATAA
- a CDS encoding universal stress protein — translation MEAIIITTDFSEAAMNAARYAAGLSKSIGIKRIVLYHSYDNAPAATDVPVAETDTPLAHEGSLLALEIVEREIGLVIGSDSGIAIDLVANGMPLELGVEQLAEQWRTGLVVVGTTGKSGLEKFFVGSNTVSLATSCPVPLLIVPKEAKFEAIEKIVFACDLKKVTRSKPVSEIGWWLDRFQAKLLVLNVALEGKRFDPDMIPEQYKMHELLDGFNPSYHYEEGEDIAEEIADFAEDEEAGLVITVPKSYGFFEGLFHRSVSRKLLDKSEVPLLLLKEKQ, via the coding sequence ATGGAAGCTATAATTATTACCACCGACTTTTCAGAGGCTGCGATGAACGCAGCCCGGTATGCTGCAGGATTATCGAAATCCATCGGGATTAAGCGTATCGTCCTTTATCATTCGTACGACAATGCTCCTGCGGCTACGGATGTTCCGGTTGCCGAAACGGACACGCCCCTGGCGCATGAGGGAAGTCTGTTGGCTCTGGAAATCGTGGAGCGGGAAATCGGCTTGGTGATTGGAAGTGACAGCGGTATCGCCATCGATCTGGTGGCGAATGGGATGCCATTGGAGCTCGGGGTAGAGCAGCTTGCCGAACAATGGCGTACGGGGCTTGTGGTGGTAGGCACCACAGGCAAAAGCGGATTGGAAAAATTCTTTGTAGGGAGCAATACGGTAAGTTTAGCAACCTCCTGCCCGGTACCGCTATTGATCGTACCGAAAGAGGCTAAATTTGAAGCTATCGAAAAGATCGTGTTTGCTTGTGACCTCAAAAAGGTAACCCGAAGTAAGCCGGTATCGGAAATCGGCTGGTGGCTGGACAGGTTTCAGGCGAAGCTGTTGGTGCTGAATGTGGCCTTGGAGGGTAAGCGGTTTGATCCGGATATGATACCGGAGCAGTATAAGATGCACGAATTGCTAGATGGCTTTAACCCTTCGTACCATTATGAGGAGGGGGAAGATATTGCGGAGGAGATTGCCGATTTTGCGGAAGACGAGGAAGCGGGGCTAGTAATAACGGTTCCTAAATCCTACGGATTTTTTGAAGGGTTGTTCCATCGGAGCGTAAGCCGGAAGCTGCTGGATAAATCGGAAGTCCCTTTGCTACTACTGAAAGAAAAACAATAG
- a CDS encoding SusC/RagA family TonB-linked outer membrane protein, translating into MIQRDLNVPYKKALKASLLGIALMTSAAYGHERWDNSPIHVSIAKAPVQINGQVVDAANNPIAGATVQIKRTPSIGTSTDGTGKFSIAAEPDETLLISATGYKSQEIMLGGRTNLSIILQDSVAMMDEVVVVGYGVQKRASVTGAVASIQADELIKVKTPNVTNMLAGRLPGIRAVQRSGAPGDDGASVDIRGYGSMLVIVDGVQRDFAQVDPNDIESISILKDAAAAVYGFKGSNGVLLVTTKKGTNAKTKVEYNGYYGIQQVTRYPRMMNAYEYASLYNEAIYNTNPYTGVPAYSQEQLDSYKSGSQGTDWWDAMVRNNAPQSSHNVSIYGGNDKVKYYNSVGYVDQGGILKSDDWNFKRYNLRSNIDLNVAPNFTVGFKLTGRLQDREKPYGADDLFTQAQMAIPIYNIYANNNPDYWQAIGNMANPIHSSYIDNSGYESRLRREFNGSLDLNWKLPWVSGLSLRAMVAYDYKNSEWKTWQKALSDYQYNQTNEQYTEVALRKKASLESKMENLYMPTQQYSINYNRVFGQKHDVSGLLLWEAYHDRLTDILGFRESSIGIIDDISKGDTENQHTSGKSVETAHAGLVGRFNYAYDRKYLLELNFRYDGSYKFRRDRRWGFFPGVSAGWRISEEKFFKENLSHFDNVKIRGSYAKVGDEGDFSAFQYLDGYVYGGSYVLGTGGLSSGLRSSGMANPWLTWYESNIMNLGFEASFKNGLINTEFDWFRRERSGLPATRQGTFPTTFGESMPQENLNSDINTGFEWTVGHKNKIADFAYNVSANFSVTRIRYGYVERAASTNLYDNWQNNNNDRNKDIRWGKTVLGQFSSYEDILNSPVQDNNGNRSLLPGDLKFKDVNGDGIIDGNDVEPIGHGATPRMYYGLNLGANYKGFDMTLFFQGAAGHDIYISGDILDPFIQQGLGNGFAFMTDRWHRADPSDPNSEWIPGTMPAARVTGQVDNRSDNSWSLHKADYLRLKTLEVGYSLPKSWIQSLKIDRCRIYFNANNLLTFTGSDELLKNIDPESNQSRLRYYPQLRTFNLGVNLVL; encoded by the coding sequence ATGATACAGCGTGATTTGAATGTACCCTACAAAAAAGCTTTAAAAGCGAGCTTGTTAGGGATTGCACTAATGACATCCGCGGCTTACGGACATGAGCGTTGGGACAATAGTCCCATACACGTGTCCATTGCCAAAGCTCCCGTCCAGATAAACGGACAAGTTGTGGATGCCGCCAATAATCCGATTGCAGGAGCTACTGTACAAATAAAGCGTACTCCATCCATCGGAACCAGTACGGACGGTACTGGAAAATTTTCCATTGCAGCAGAACCCGATGAAACGCTGCTGATATCTGCCACTGGCTATAAAAGTCAGGAAATCATGCTGGGGGGAAGAACAAACTTATCCATTATATTACAGGATAGTGTAGCGATGATGGATGAGGTGGTCGTGGTGGGATATGGTGTGCAGAAACGTGCTTCCGTAACAGGCGCTGTTGCTTCGATACAGGCCGATGAACTGATCAAGGTGAAAACACCGAATGTAACAAATATGCTGGCAGGCAGACTGCCGGGGATCCGCGCTGTACAGCGCAGCGGTGCTCCGGGCGATGATGGTGCCTCGGTGGATATCCGTGGATACGGCAGCATGCTTGTTATCGTCGACGGTGTACAACGGGATTTCGCGCAGGTCGATCCAAATGATATTGAATCTATATCGATATTAAAGGACGCTGCTGCTGCGGTGTACGGGTTTAAAGGCTCAAACGGAGTATTACTGGTCACTACCAAAAAAGGGACTAACGCGAAAACCAAAGTGGAATACAATGGGTATTACGGCATCCAGCAGGTAACCCGCTATCCACGCATGATGAACGCTTACGAATATGCATCACTGTATAATGAAGCGATCTATAACACCAATCCGTATACAGGGGTGCCTGCCTATAGCCAAGAACAGCTCGATAGTTATAAAAGCGGATCGCAAGGTACCGACTGGTGGGATGCCATGGTACGGAACAATGCTCCACAGAGTTCGCACAATGTCAGCATCTATGGCGGGAATGATAAGGTCAAATATTATAATTCCGTCGGATATGTAGATCAGGGGGGGATTTTGAAATCAGATGACTGGAACTTCAAAAGGTATAATTTACGTTCCAATATAGACCTGAATGTCGCGCCAAATTTTACGGTCGGATTTAAATTGACAGGGCGTCTTCAAGACCGTGAGAAACCATATGGCGCTGATGATCTGTTTACCCAGGCTCAGATGGCTATTCCGATTTATAATATTTATGCCAACAATAATCCGGATTACTGGCAGGCAATCGGAAATATGGCCAATCCTATCCATAGTTCCTACATTGATAATAGTGGCTATGAGTCACGCCTGAGAAGAGAGTTCAATGGCTCGCTGGACCTCAATTGGAAGCTGCCTTGGGTATCCGGTCTTTCATTGCGCGCCATGGTGGCTTATGACTACAAAAATAGCGAATGGAAAACCTGGCAAAAAGCTCTGAGCGATTACCAGTATAATCAGACGAATGAACAGTATACGGAGGTCGCTTTGCGAAAAAAGGCCAGTCTAGAGTCCAAGATGGAAAATCTGTATATGCCCACACAGCAGTATTCTATCAATTACAACCGTGTATTTGGACAAAAACATGATGTAAGCGGTTTACTGTTATGGGAGGCTTATCATGACCGCTTGACCGATATTCTAGGATTTAGGGAATCTTCCATCGGTATCATTGACGATATCAGTAAGGGGGACACCGAGAACCAGCATACAAGCGGCAAAAGTGTGGAAACGGCTCACGCTGGTCTTGTGGGACGGTTTAATTATGCCTATGATCGAAAATATCTGCTTGAACTGAATTTTCGCTATGATGGGTCTTATAAATTTCGACGCGACCGGAGATGGGGTTTTTTCCCGGGGGTGTCGGCCGGCTGGCGGATTTCGGAAGAGAAATTCTTCAAGGAAAACCTCTCCCACTTTGACAATGTAAAAATCCGGGGTTCATACGCCAAAGTCGGCGATGAGGGAGATTTTTCTGCATTCCAATATCTGGATGGATATGTTTATGGCGGAAGTTATGTACTGGGGACTGGTGGCTTATCTTCGGGGCTGAGAAGCAGTGGGATGGCTAATCCTTGGTTGACATGGTATGAATCTAATATCATGAATTTAGGGTTTGAAGCTTCTTTTAAAAATGGATTGATCAATACTGAGTTCGACTGGTTTAGAAGGGAACGTTCTGGATTACCGGCGACAAGACAAGGTACTTTTCCGACAACATTTGGCGAGTCTATGCCACAGGAAAATCTAAATTCTGATATCAATACTGGATTTGAATGGACTGTCGGCCATAAAAACAAGATCGCTGATTTTGCCTATAATGTTTCGGCTAATTTTTCCGTTACACGGATTCGATATGGCTATGTTGAACGTGCCGCGTCAACCAATCTTTACGATAACTGGCAGAACAATAATAACGATAGAAATAAAGATATCCGATGGGGAAAGACGGTCTTAGGCCAATTCTCATCTTATGAGGATATCTTAAACTCTCCCGTTCAGGATAATAATGGCAACCGTTCTCTGCTTCCGGGTGATTTAAAGTTCAAAGATGTAAATGGCGATGGGATCATAGACGGCAACGATGTGGAACCAATTGGGCACGGTGCAACGCCAAGAATGTATTATGGTCTTAATCTAGGAGCTAATTATAAGGGCTTTGACATGACGTTATTCTTTCAGGGGGCCGCAGGTCATGACATCTACATCAGCGGTGATATCCTCGATCCATTTATACAGCAGGGACTCGGCAATGGCTTTGCTTTTATGACCGACCGATGGCATCGCGCAGATCCTTCGGATCCCAATAGTGAGTGGATCCCCGGAACTATGCCGGCTGCTCGTGTAACAGGGCAGGTAGACAACAGATCCGATAACTCATGGTCCTTACATAAAGCGGATTATCTGCGCTTAAAAACTTTGGAAGTTGGATACTCGCTCCCAAAAAGCTGGATACAGTCTTTAAAAATTGACCGGTGCAGAATTTATTTCAATGCCAATAACTTGCTGACTTTTACGGGAAGCGATGAATTATTAAAAAATATAGACCCTGAAAGCAATCAAAGCCGATTACGTTATTATCCGCAATTGAGAACATTCAACTTGGGTGTTAATTTAGTTTTATAA